In Haloterrigena turkmenica DSM 5511, a single genomic region encodes these proteins:
- a CDS encoding helix-turn-helix transcriptional regulator, whose product MRLSTAVALALSVLLAALTVGTVVIAPATAATSTADESAALSASQSRLASATLESSVQDADQEYQPERADTRQVIRLNVTEDGDVRWTLESRFRLSENETDQFKQYAESVANSDVGYDVKKYDQARVLAERSTGREMAFENESWNDPRIESRNGQKLGIISYSFTWTNFAVVDGQQVHFGDAFVTDDGGVWLRSLEDGQRLVVESPPNYGFEAAPTGIENGTIVYEGPKSFTEGDFEMELFRTDSPGGSGGTPSEPDPLSESVFTAEGIAAAFGGFVLVIVGAALLVSRYQRSAWPFDDESPTGAEYPRATETDGSGTAFGASRTDPPGIEHEFDETEAVDAGPDGDTDDVIDEELLSDDERVRRLLEQNGGRMKQATIVKETGWSDAKVSQLLSEMDDDDRIRKLRIGRENLITLPDIDPTEID is encoded by the coding sequence ATGCGGTTATCAACCGCTGTTGCCCTCGCCCTATCCGTCCTCCTCGCCGCGCTCACCGTCGGAACGGTCGTCATCGCTCCCGCGACGGCCGCGACGTCGACCGCCGACGAGTCCGCCGCGCTTTCTGCTTCCCAGTCGCGGCTCGCTTCCGCCACCCTCGAGTCGTCGGTCCAAGACGCTGATCAGGAGTATCAACCGGAGCGGGCCGACACCAGGCAGGTGATCCGTCTCAACGTGACCGAAGACGGCGACGTTCGCTGGACGCTCGAGAGTCGCTTTCGACTCTCGGAAAACGAGACCGATCAGTTCAAACAGTACGCTGAGTCCGTTGCAAACAGCGACGTCGGCTACGACGTCAAGAAGTACGATCAGGCACGTGTCCTCGCCGAGCGCTCGACCGGCCGCGAGATGGCCTTCGAGAACGAAAGCTGGAACGACCCGCGGATCGAATCCCGCAACGGCCAGAAATTGGGAATCATCTCCTACTCCTTTACTTGGACGAACTTCGCTGTCGTCGACGGCCAGCAAGTCCACTTTGGCGACGCGTTCGTGACCGACGACGGCGGCGTCTGGCTCCGATCGCTCGAGGACGGGCAGCGATTGGTAGTCGAGTCACCGCCGAACTACGGCTTCGAAGCCGCACCGACAGGGATCGAGAACGGGACTATCGTTTACGAGGGACCGAAGAGCTTCACCGAAGGGGACTTCGAGATGGAGTTATTCCGTACTGATTCACCGGGCGGATCCGGCGGGACACCGTCCGAGCCCGATCCCCTCAGCGAGTCGGTTTTCACGGCAGAGGGAATCGCCGCAGCGTTCGGCGGCTTCGTCTTGGTTATTGTGGGAGCAGCGCTACTTGTCAGCCGTTACCAGCGATCGGCGTGGCCGTTCGACGACGAGTCTCCCACGGGCGCCGAATATCCCCGAGCGACCGAAACCGACGGCTCGGGAACTGCTTTCGGCGCTTCGAGGACCGATCCGCCGGGAATCGAACACGAGTTCGACGAGACCGAGGCGGTCGACGCCGGCCCCGACGGGGATACGGACGACGTGATCGACGAGGAACTTCTAAGCGACGACGAGCGAGTCCGGCGACTGCTCGAGCAAAACGGCGGGCGGATGAAACAGGCGACGATCGTCAAGGAGACCGGCTGGTCCGACGCGAAAGTCTCGCAACTCCTCTCGGAGATGGACGACGACGACCGGATTCGGAAGCTCCGAATCGGCCGCGAGAATCTCATCACCCTCCCCGACATCGATCCGACTGAGATCGACTGA
- a CDS encoding DUF7096 domain-containing protein, with product MPITGRLGRATPFCTSGKKTVSMRHPVPIILAVLLALSLPVSAIGTAGSAGSATVANESDDEEQTFQFQNPSVSVEGDHAQLEGTPNRLVLRGDGKTAYATPTLDFGLAVSSHDESIHTDYRTYAFENSLGEIEGDENRTEAVVAELERIEERIENLREREQRIVAANAAADSDVSEEEVLQTLARNYYEAQVLQRALNDLDRQSAGIVDISDSVDALTAELEVYRGPIRTDIERAIRGVDESDDAAESNPTILLESASNGLTLSMLDGDTYVRETTRYDNRARDRSDQIRTMDNARGTAQELYPWAFETTTGTYTIKHDATNLYQVQALSHDQGQLTVYFDGGSNAVYHERQTLDIDSIPIETTDAMSSDNVTATLERTPDTAPARITVTESGSETHVDATVTVDGTVVGETGEDGKFWFVPPTDGFELTVRAESTSLNAVEFPRR from the coding sequence GTGCCGATTACTGGCCGTCTCGGTCGGGCGACTCCTTTTTGTACGTCGGGAAAAAAGACAGTATCGATGAGACACCCGGTTCCGATCATTCTCGCCGTGCTTCTCGCTCTCTCGTTGCCGGTTTCGGCAATTGGAACCGCTGGATCCGCGGGATCGGCGACCGTTGCTAATGAGAGCGACGACGAGGAACAGACATTCCAATTCCAAAATCCGTCTGTTTCGGTCGAAGGTGACCACGCGCAACTCGAAGGAACGCCGAACAGGCTCGTCCTTCGGGGAGACGGGAAGACGGCGTATGCCACCCCGACACTCGATTTCGGCCTCGCAGTTTCGAGCCACGATGAATCGATTCACACCGATTACCGGACGTACGCGTTCGAAAATTCCCTGGGAGAGATCGAAGGCGACGAGAACCGCACCGAAGCCGTCGTTGCGGAGCTCGAACGTATCGAGGAACGCATCGAAAACCTCCGTGAGCGCGAACAGAGGATCGTCGCGGCCAACGCCGCAGCTGATAGCGACGTCAGCGAGGAGGAAGTCCTCCAAACGCTCGCGCGCAATTACTACGAAGCGCAGGTTCTACAGCGAGCCTTGAACGATCTCGACAGACAGTCCGCTGGAATCGTCGATATCTCGGACTCAGTCGACGCGCTCACCGCCGAACTCGAAGTGTATCGCGGTCCGATTCGCACGGATATCGAGCGTGCGATTCGCGGCGTCGACGAATCGGATGACGCCGCGGAATCGAATCCGACGATCCTACTCGAGTCCGCGTCGAACGGTCTCACCCTCTCGATGCTCGACGGGGACACGTACGTTCGCGAGACAACTCGGTACGACAATCGCGCGCGTGATCGGTCCGACCAGATCAGGACGATGGACAATGCGCGCGGGACCGCACAGGAACTCTACCCGTGGGCATTTGAAACGACGACCGGGACGTACACGATCAAGCACGACGCTACGAATCTGTATCAGGTTCAGGCGCTGTCGCACGATCAAGGTCAGCTCACGGTTTACTTTGACGGCGGATCAAACGCTGTCTACCACGAGCGCCAGACGCTCGATATAGATTCTATTCCGATCGAAACCACCGACGCGATGTCCAGCGACAATGTGACCGCGACGCTCGAGCGCACGCCGGACACCGCACCGGCGAGGATTACCGTCACGGAGTCGGGAAGCGAGACACACGTCGACGCAACGGTCACCGTCGACGGGACAGTCGTCGGCGAGACAGGTGAGGACGGGAAATTCTGGTTCGTGCCGCCGACCGACGGGTTCGAACTCACGGTCCGTGCGGAATCAACGTCGCTAAACGCGGTCGAATTTCCGAGACGGTAA
- a CDS encoding S8 family serine peptidase has product MAAGSDPLADAAKTGDTVSQQSADGVTAVERSKPAQIDPTLEDADGIVEVIVRLESDRMTAISTGETKPAALRAAADDSQTSLERAAETTAGLDVERQFWLANAALVAVDTDRVALETVGSIDGVVEIHADAAVELAAGATASNPNASTVGPRSGPTANRSTTNGSSMTAATGFGSAYTYGLEQLSVPAAQEKYGARGNGATVAVLDTGADDSHPDVTVDAWRDFSGKSSTPMDYNGHGTHVAGTVVGGDASGTQIGVAPEANLLAGAVLTDCTDGSCVGRTSDVISGMQWAVDNGADVISLSLGSEGYTTSYISAVRNAEASGTAVVASAGNGGDGVSSSPGNVYDAISAGATDERKRVADFSSGEVIDTRDAWGWRAPDEWPSSYVVPTVTAPGERVLSASSNGGYVRKSGTSMATPHVAGVVALLQGATDRHLEPDEIEAALTETAAKPAGEPEEQDTRYGHGIIDAVAALEAAGSFATVEGTVTDTVTDKPIADATVTLEGDDGTVSETTTDLYGRYELKGVTGDREYALTIAADGYETSSETRFVPADETTTVDVSLAGDGELEVILTDDQFGDGIANGTVTATTWYGTYPASHEGDGSYVVRDVPTRGEYTLTAAAPGYDDRERDVTVTKSGTHVTERFELTGDATLEIAAEDAVTGTPISNATVVIERSDGASFEAADPTDGAGTVAVTIPGTDEEYTVCVDAAGYETGTESRIVSSGDDTDVGLALEGDGVLEVILEDAQFGDGIADATVDAIGRQGTYSGVHTKHGTYRIESVPGGDEYAVNVSAAGYVDETLSMEIDSNRTARERAVLEGDATLSVTVTDEDGDPIDGATVTIERPGGTSFAVANETDSDGTLETTVSGTGVGYAVEVGAEGYESERVTTEEISSGATESVTVTMTAADNGVPGFGIAVGVIALVTALVVGISRRTP; this is encoded by the coding sequence TTGGCGGCCGGAAGCGATCCGCTCGCGGACGCGGCCAAAACGGGTGACACAGTCTCCCAGCAATCGGCCGACGGTGTGACTGCAGTCGAACGCTCGAAGCCCGCACAGATCGACCCGACACTCGAGGATGCCGACGGTATCGTGGAGGTAATTGTCCGACTCGAGAGCGACCGGATGACCGCGATATCGACCGGTGAAACGAAACCGGCGGCGTTGCGGGCCGCCGCAGACGACTCACAGACATCGCTCGAGCGCGCGGCCGAGACGACTGCGGGACTCGACGTCGAACGACAGTTCTGGCTCGCGAACGCCGCATTGGTGGCAGTCGACACCGATCGCGTCGCTCTAGAGACGGTCGGTTCGATCGACGGCGTCGTCGAAATTCACGCCGACGCCGCCGTGGAACTCGCAGCGGGGGCGACAGCGTCCAACCCGAACGCCTCGACAGTCGGTCCGCGATCCGGACCGACTGCTAACAGATCGACGACGAACGGGTCGTCAATGACCGCAGCGACGGGGTTTGGTAGTGCGTATACTTACGGCCTCGAGCAACTCTCCGTGCCTGCAGCCCAAGAGAAATACGGCGCCCGCGGCAACGGAGCGACGGTCGCAGTCCTCGATACGGGCGCCGACGACTCACATCCCGACGTGACGGTCGATGCGTGGCGGGATTTCTCTGGCAAATCGTCGACGCCGATGGATTACAACGGCCACGGGACCCACGTCGCCGGGACAGTCGTCGGCGGCGACGCGAGCGGGACGCAGATCGGCGTCGCACCCGAGGCGAACCTGCTCGCCGGCGCCGTTCTGACTGACTGTACCGACGGGAGTTGCGTCGGCCGGACGTCGGACGTGATCTCCGGCATGCAGTGGGCTGTCGATAACGGCGCCGACGTTATCAGCTTGAGTCTCGGTTCCGAGGGGTACACCACCTCTTATATCAGCGCCGTTCGGAACGCGGAAGCCAGCGGTACCGCCGTCGTCGCTAGCGCCGGAAACGGCGGCGACGGCGTCTCCTCGTCGCCGGGAAACGTCTACGACGCTATCAGTGCCGGGGCCACCGACGAGAGGAAGCGCGTCGCTGACTTCTCGAGCGGTGAGGTCATCGATACTCGCGACGCGTGGGGGTGGCGCGCGCCCGACGAGTGGCCCAGCAGCTACGTCGTTCCGACGGTGACGGCGCCCGGCGAGCGCGTCCTCAGCGCGTCCTCGAACGGCGGCTACGTTCGCAAGAGCGGAACTAGTATGGCCACACCCCACGTCGCGGGCGTGGTCGCGCTGTTGCAGGGGGCGACCGACCGACACCTCGAGCCCGACGAGATCGAGGCGGCGCTGACGGAAACGGCCGCGAAGCCGGCCGGAGAACCCGAGGAGCAGGACACCAGATACGGTCACGGGATCATCGACGCGGTCGCCGCCCTCGAGGCGGCCGGGTCGTTCGCGACCGTCGAAGGGACGGTGACCGATACGGTGACGGACAAGCCGATCGCGGATGCGACCGTCACTCTCGAGGGCGACGACGGAACCGTTTCCGAGACGACGACCGACCTTTACGGGCGGTACGAACTCAAAGGCGTCACCGGCGACCGCGAGTACGCCCTCACTATCGCTGCCGACGGGTACGAGACGAGCAGCGAGACACGGTTCGTGCCGGCCGACGAGACGACGACGGTCGACGTCTCGCTCGCCGGTGACGGGGAACTCGAGGTGATCCTCACGGACGACCAGTTCGGCGACGGGATCGCGAACGGAACCGTAACGGCGACGACCTGGTACGGCACGTATCCGGCGAGCCACGAGGGCGACGGGAGCTACGTCGTCAGGGACGTCCCCACTCGAGGCGAGTATACGCTGACCGCGGCCGCACCGGGATACGACGACCGAGAGCGCGACGTAACGGTGACGAAGTCAGGGACGCACGTCACTGAGCGGTTCGAGCTCACGGGCGACGCGACGCTCGAGATCGCCGCCGAAGACGCGGTGACGGGGACACCGATCTCGAACGCGACCGTCGTTATCGAACGCTCGGACGGCGCTTCGTTCGAAGCCGCCGACCCGACGGACGGTGCCGGGACGGTCGCGGTCACGATACCGGGAACCGACGAGGAGTACACCGTCTGCGTCGACGCAGCGGGATACGAGACGGGAACTGAGTCACGAATCGTCTCGAGCGGGGATGACACGGACGTCGGTCTCGCACTCGAGGGAGACGGCGTTCTCGAGGTGATCCTCGAGGACGCGCAGTTCGGTGACGGCATCGCGGACGCGACCGTCGACGCGATCGGCCGACAGGGGACGTATTCAGGCGTTCACACGAAGCACGGAACGTACCGCATCGAATCCGTTCCCGGCGGTGACGAGTACGCGGTGAACGTGTCCGCGGCGGGCTACGTCGACGAGACGCTCTCGATGGAAATCGATTCGAACCGAACGGCGCGTGAACGGGCGGTTCTCGAGGGCGACGCGACGCTGTCGGTGACCGTCACCGACGAGGACGGCGATCCGATCGACGGCGCGACCGTTACGATCGAACGCCCGGGCGGAACCTCGTTCGCGGTCGCCAACGAGACGGATTCGGACGGCACACTCGAGACGACCGTGTCCGGAACCGGTGTAGGATATGCAGTCGAAGTCGGTGCGGAGGGATACGAGTCGGAGCGCGTGACGACGGAGGAGATCTCGAGCGGAGCGACCGAGTCCGTCACCGTCACGATGACGGCGGCCGACAACGGTGTCCCTGGATTTGGAATCGCAGTCGGCGTGATTGCCTTAGTGACGGCGCTCGTCGTCGGTATCTCGCGTCGGACACCATAG
- a CDS encoding BGTF surface domain-containing protein → MVAEGDTVIVIYEGVGFNGDYADNDSNDSDNGWSAIIEESEAALNQEPMTLDESDSGVSMAWDEDAGTYTVAIDTSNANVSVDEAYDVSLLLDANENKYFDAEDYEDDYAFDVGTQFEVTDRTVDFAHEANADGQFEIEQQDDGTVAIMGEGTAADGAEYTVSLRSDEANELLTQQVELENGEFAAEFNLSEYEPGFEFTLDIQGSDYDGDRRNAVLVAGDEPAEASFETTDVSAPDNVTVGDDATLDVTVENTGDVEGTTTVTATINGEERTQNVTLDAGASDTVSFDLPTDEAGDVAWSVGDESGTLTVNEQTDDSDDSDDSDDSDDSDDSDDSDNSDDSDSSDSSDDSDSSDSSDDSDDSESSDDGTPGFGVAVAAIALLAAAMLALRREN, encoded by the coding sequence GTGGTCGCGGAAGGCGACACGGTTATCGTCATCTACGAGGGCGTTGGCTTTAACGGCGATTACGCCGACAATGATTCGAACGATTCCGACAATGGTTGGAGCGCAATCATTGAGGAGAGCGAAGCGGCCCTGAACCAGGAGCCCATGACGCTGGACGAGAGTGACAGCGGCGTTAGTATGGCCTGGGACGAGGACGCAGGTACGTACACGGTCGCTATCGACACGTCTAACGCAAACGTCAGTGTCGACGAGGCCTACGACGTTTCGCTCCTCCTCGACGCTAACGAGAACAAGTACTTCGACGCCGAGGACTACGAGGACGACTACGCCTTCGATGTCGGAACGCAGTTCGAAGTGACTGACCGCACGGTCGACTTCGCTCACGAAGCGAACGCGGACGGTCAATTCGAGATCGAACAGCAGGACGACGGTACGGTCGCCATCATGGGCGAAGGTACCGCCGCAGACGGTGCGGAGTACACTGTTTCCCTCCGTAGCGACGAAGCCAACGAGCTCCTGACGCAGCAGGTCGAACTCGAGAACGGCGAATTCGCCGCTGAGTTCAACCTGAGCGAGTACGAGCCTGGCTTCGAATTCACGCTCGACATTCAAGGTAGCGACTACGACGGCGACCGTCGGAACGCAGTCCTCGTCGCAGGCGACGAGCCTGCAGAGGCTTCGTTCGAAACCACGGACGTCAGCGCACCTGACAACGTCACCGTTGGCGACGACGCCACCCTCGACGTGACCGTCGAGAACACCGGCGACGTCGAAGGTACCACCACGGTCACCGCGACGATCAACGGTGAGGAACGCACCCAGAACGTCACGCTCGACGCTGGCGCCTCTGACACTGTCTCCTTCGACCTCCCCACCGACGAAGCGGGCGACGTCGCGTGGTCCGTTGGTGACGAGTCCGGTACGCTGACCGTCAACGAGCAGACTGACGACTCGGACGACTCTGACGACTCGGACGACTCTGACGACTCGGACGACTCCGACGACTCGGACAACTCCGACGACTCCGACAGCTCCGACAGCTCGGACGACTCTGACAGCTCCGACAGCTCGGACGACTCCGACGACTCCGAGAGCTCGGACGACGGCACGCCCGGCTTCGGCGTCGCTGTCGCCGCCATCGCGCTGCTCGCCGCCGCCATGCTCGCACTCCGCCGCGAGAACTAA
- a CDS encoding type IV pilin, giving the protein MPADPPLESRTRAVAPIVGLLALLALTVVLAATVAVGMGFAGGALLESSPNAAFDLEADADRSELTLEHVGGESINVTNLELEIAVNGDRLEHQPPVPFVGAHGYRGAPSGPFNPETDPEWRVGETATLRVAGTNDPAIQSGDTVSVMVVVDGTTVTKLKTTAN; this is encoded by the coding sequence GTGCCCGCCGATCCGCCACTCGAGTCTCGCACCCGCGCCGTCGCCCCCATCGTCGGCCTCCTCGCTCTCCTCGCGCTCACGGTCGTGCTGGCAGCCACCGTCGCCGTCGGGATGGGCTTCGCTGGCGGCGCCCTCCTCGAATCGAGCCCGAACGCCGCGTTCGACCTCGAGGCCGACGCCGATCGTTCGGAGCTGACCCTCGAGCACGTCGGCGGCGAGTCGATCAACGTCACTAACCTCGAACTCGAAATCGCGGTCAACGGGGACCGACTCGAGCACCAGCCGCCGGTGCCGTTCGTCGGCGCCCATGGATACCGGGGCGCGCCCAGCGGGCCGTTCAACCCCGAAACCGATCCGGAGTGGCGGGTCGGTGAGACGGCGACGCTCCGCGTTGCCGGAACGAACGATCCGGCGATCCAGTCGGGCGATACGGTGTCGGTCATGGTCGTCGTCGACGGCACTACTGTGACGAAACTCAAGACGACGGCGAACTGA
- a CDS encoding methyltransferase domain-containing protein, with translation MGILENKARARLFYKYLSKVYDQVNPFIWNEEMRTAALDLLDLESEMTVLDVGCGTGFATEGLLEHVDEVYALDQSEHQLEQAYAKFGKRSPPVHFHRGDAERLPFATDTFDVVWSSGSIEYWPNPILALREFRRVLKPGGQVLVVGPNYPDNVVSQLLADSIMLFYDEYEADRMFKRAGFEDVKHAFMGPSYEPEVAITTIGRAPE, from the coding sequence ATGGGAATCCTCGAGAACAAGGCTCGGGCGCGACTGTTCTATAAGTACCTCTCGAAGGTCTACGACCAGGTCAACCCCTTTATCTGGAACGAGGAGATGCGTACTGCGGCGCTCGACCTGCTGGACCTCGAGTCCGAAATGACGGTTCTAGACGTCGGCTGTGGCACCGGTTTCGCGACCGAGGGACTGCTCGAGCACGTCGACGAAGTGTACGCGCTCGACCAGAGCGAACACCAGCTCGAGCAGGCCTACGCGAAGTTCGGGAAACGTTCCCCGCCGGTCCACTTCCACCGCGGGGACGCCGAACGCCTCCCCTTCGCGACCGACACGTTCGACGTCGTCTGGTCGTCGGGCTCGATCGAGTACTGGCCGAACCCGATCCTCGCGCTGCGGGAGTTCCGCCGCGTGCTGAAACCCGGCGGGCAGGTGCTCGTCGTCGGCCCGAACTATCCCGACAACGTCGTCAGCCAGCTGCTGGCCGACTCCATTATGCTCTTCTACGACGAGTACGAGGCCGACCGCATGTTCAAGCGGGCCGGCTTCGAGGACGTCAAACACGCCTTCATGGGGCCGTCGTACGAGCCCGAAGTCGCGATTACGACGATCGGTCGCGCACCCGAATAA
- the ahaH gene encoding ATP synthase archaeal subunit H: MPRPEVLERIQSAEEEADEIVALAENDRDERITEARERAEEIRSEAEREARELKEQRLEEAREEIDAECERILEEGEQEREALAGLARDRVDEVTDHVVELFQEDIHAQT, from the coding sequence ATGCCGAGGCCAGAGGTTCTCGAACGAATACAGTCGGCGGAGGAGGAAGCCGACGAGATCGTCGCATTGGCAGAGAACGACCGCGACGAGCGAATCACCGAGGCCCGGGAACGAGCCGAGGAAATTCGCTCGGAAGCGGAACGGGAGGCGCGCGAGCTCAAGGAGCAGCGCCTCGAGGAGGCGCGCGAAGAGATCGACGCCGAGTGTGAACGCATCCTCGAAGAGGGCGAGCAGGAGCGAGAGGCGCTCGCGGGTCTCGCCCGGGATCGGGTCGACGAAGTGACCGATCACGTCGTCGAACTGTTCCAGGAGGACATTCATGCTCAGACCTAA
- a CDS encoding V-type ATP synthase subunit I, which yields MLRPKQMSKVSVTGSKGVMPTVIETIHELNLIHLSDYDGSWAGFDNGNPIEGADEASEKLVTVRSLESSLELSDEDVDPRVLEDDWEQRLEEVRERVTELDDRRGAVNDDLRAVNEKIDRVEPFAELGIDLDLLSGYETVDVVVGEGNVGAIEDAVAASDDIRAFETFTGGDVVAIVAAPTEDADEGALEDALVGIEFSRHEVPETEQSPSAYVNELEERQQELEYELEEIDAELEQLKANHGEFLLRVEERLTIEVQQAEAPLQFATTDRAFVAEGWLPTEEYDRLVAGLNDAVGDSVEVEELERADYDRHGAHTHTEEIQKGAEAGAEDESSPAATDEDEQQQKAVTDGGSAVTMGDEPPTIQDNTGPAKPFEVLVQAVNRPKYSELDPTIFLFLTFPAFFGFMIGDVGYGIMYMAIGAYMVTQFDSDGITSLGGVAIWAGAFTVLFGIIYGEIFGLHVLGEVLWHDMLHSELFPLNKGLEPAAGDFALGWMVVSVLAGIVHLNIGYILDFYENLSHGVKDAVLHSGTWILMLNGVWIWIFSQQARASKPDFLFTTFASDGPFPIGFTGFPEWVLMTIPLGITDFPLSAPLLVFLIGFVLLIVSEPVEAIEALDVVVNVFSYTRMGAVLLAKAGMAFVVNLLFFGGYEDPDGAFHFLRNHEPSYVSEHYGEGAEVIFGGLMHSGTAALIGGLVILIVGHIVVLALGVTSAGLQAVRLEYVEFFNKFYEGGGKNYEPFGHDRTHTEDY from the coding sequence ATGCTCAGACCTAAACAGATGAGCAAGGTCTCGGTGACCGGCTCCAAGGGCGTCATGCCCACGGTCATCGAGACGATCCACGAACTGAACCTGATCCACCTCTCGGACTACGACGGCTCCTGGGCGGGGTTCGATAACGGAAACCCGATCGAGGGCGCCGACGAGGCGTCCGAGAAGCTGGTGACCGTTCGCTCCCTCGAGAGCTCCCTGGAGCTGTCCGACGAGGACGTCGACCCGAGAGTCCTCGAGGACGACTGGGAACAGCGACTCGAGGAGGTCCGCGAGCGAGTCACCGAACTCGACGACCGCCGCGGAGCGGTCAACGACGACCTGCGGGCGGTCAACGAGAAGATCGATCGCGTCGAGCCGTTCGCCGAGCTCGGAATCGACCTCGACCTGCTGTCCGGCTACGAGACGGTCGACGTCGTCGTCGGCGAGGGGAACGTCGGTGCGATCGAAGACGCCGTCGCGGCGTCGGACGACATCCGCGCCTTCGAGACGTTTACCGGCGGTGACGTCGTGGCCATCGTAGCCGCGCCTACCGAGGACGCCGACGAGGGCGCCCTCGAGGACGCGCTGGTCGGGATCGAGTTCTCGCGCCACGAGGTTCCCGAGACTGAACAGAGCCCGAGCGCGTACGTCAACGAACTCGAAGAGCGACAACAGGAGCTCGAGTACGAACTCGAGGAGATCGACGCGGAACTCGAGCAGCTCAAGGCGAACCACGGCGAGTTCCTGCTTCGCGTCGAAGAGCGGCTGACAATCGAGGTCCAGCAGGCGGAAGCGCCCCTGCAGTTCGCGACGACCGATCGCGCGTTCGTCGCGGAGGGGTGGCTCCCGACCGAGGAGTACGATCGCCTCGTCGCCGGACTGAACGACGCGGTCGGCGACAGCGTCGAGGTCGAAGAACTCGAGCGGGCGGACTACGACCGCCACGGCGCCCACACCCACACGGAAGAGATCCAGAAGGGGGCCGAAGCCGGCGCCGAGGACGAGTCGTCCCCCGCCGCGACCGACGAGGACGAGCAACAGCAAAAGGCCGTCACCGACGGCGGATCGGCGGTCACGATGGGCGACGAGCCCCCGACGATTCAAGACAACACGGGACCGGCGAAACCGTTCGAGGTGCTGGTCCAGGCGGTCAACCGTCCGAAGTACAGCGAGCTCGATCCGACGATCTTCCTGTTCCTGACGTTCCCGGCCTTCTTCGGCTTCATGATCGGTGACGTCGGGTACGGGATCATGTACATGGCCATCGGCGCATACATGGTCACGCAGTTCGACAGCGACGGGATCACCAGCCTGGGCGGCGTCGCCATCTGGGCCGGTGCGTTCACCGTCCTGTTCGGGATCATCTACGGCGAGATCTTCGGACTACACGTGCTCGGAGAAGTGCTCTGGCACGACATGCTCCACTCGGAGCTCTTCCCGCTGAACAAGGGGCTCGAGCCAGCAGCCGGTGACTTCGCGCTCGGCTGGATGGTCGTGAGCGTGCTCGCCGGGATCGTCCACCTGAACATCGGGTACATCCTGGACTTCTACGAGAACCTCAGCCACGGCGTCAAAGACGCCGTCCTGCACAGCGGGACGTGGATCCTGATGCTCAACGGCGTCTGGATCTGGATCTTCTCGCAGCAGGCCCGAGCGTCGAAGCCGGACTTCCTGTTCACGACGTTCGCGAGCGACGGGCCGTTCCCGATCGGTTTCACCGGGTTCCCGGAGTGGGTACTCATGACGATTCCGCTGGGGATCACCGACTTCCCGCTCTCGGCGCCGCTACTCGTCTTCCTGATCGGGTTCGTCCTGCTCATCGTCAGCGAACCCGTCGAGGCGATCGAGGCGCTCGACGTCGTCGTCAACGTCTTCTCGTACACCCGAATGGGCGCAGTGTTGCTCGCGAAGGCCGGCATGGCGTTCGTGGTCAACCTGCTGTTCTTCGGCGGGTACGAGGACCCCGACGGCGCGTTCCACTTCCTGCGGAACCACGAGCCGAGCTACGTCTCCGAACACTACGGCGAGGGCGCCGAGGTCATCTTCGGCGGCCTCATGCACTCGGGGACCGCAGCGCTCATCGGTGGCCTCGTCATTCTCATCGTCGGACACATCGTCGTGCTAGCGCTTGGCGTGACAAGCGCCGGCTTACAGGCTGTGCGCCTCGAGTACGTCGAATTCTTTAACAAGTTTTATGAAGGCGGTGGGAAGAACTACGAACCGTTCGGACACGATCGAACTCACACGGAGGACTACTAA